The window TTTTGAACAATACACtcaatcaaaaatacaatttaactaatttttttctcGTCATATAAGTTTTATAAGTGAGGTAGAATTGCTTTGataaatcaataaatttgacatttcatcaaaaaaaattttacttgGATAAATCTTCCAAGATAttctaaaatacttttttgaccaaaagaaaattcattaaacaagtaaaaaacatttataccatatatatatatatatatcaatataaataaataataaaacatcaaaaaaaaaaatcaattcaaaatttttttcttgatttttcgatttttcaatttttaaatttttaaatattattttcaattacgaaacttctttttgaaagtatttaaaattattattttaaaattttagtcttaattattattatttttatcccCATTCTCCAAAAATTCATTCCTCAAATCTAAAATGTAAATTCTTAACCGCGTTCACTGTTTGAAGTTTAAAGCAGTTAATCGACAGAGCCATTCCTCACAATTATTATGGTGGGTAAAGTATTTAtaacagaaaaaaattaaatcggttctcaaaaaaaaattaaaactttaaaacggttttcaaaagaaaaattaaaaaagaaaaatatacccATCCTTTCAGAATCTATAAACTCAAATTGATAACTTGAGGTTTTCTAAATCGCGCACTTTGGTGCTCTAGAGAATACTTTTGTATAACATTTATTCAGCCGTGgccaatttattgcagattttCTTAAGGGAAACAAGagaaatataaacaaataaaatcagTTGTTCGTGATATGCAAGCACATGAGTTCATTCATGCCTGGCATAACACTAAAGAACTTAACAAAGCAACTAAGGAAAATGAGAAAGAAGTAAAAACATGTCGTAAAGAAAGAAACCATGATTAAGTAATGAAAAAAATCACTATAAAACATCATAACTCCTTTTGTCTTCAGGTCAAAGCTTTAGCAATGAATTTGACGAATTTATTCAGTTTTTTCGAGACATACTTTTCGATCTTCTCAGTCTTTTCCTCCTCCctcctaacaaaaaaaaaacagtcttATGAAATTACGAAACTCTACTATTGAATTGTGGATTTAGAAAGACAAAAAGTGTTCGGAATCATGATAAAATTTCAATATAAGACATCAAAATCCTTTTTCCTTAGGGTTAAAGAATCCCTCACTTATCCTTCATCCAATGTTTGACGAACTCATCAAAGCTGATCTGACAATCACCATCAGCATCCATTAGTCGGATGACACTATAAGCGACCTCATCAGTTACTTTTTTGCCATTGTGATTCATAGACTGTTGAAAGTCTGCTGCAGTTATGAAACCATTGTGATCGACATCTAGAGCCTTAAAGAATTGAATCATATCTTCCATTTCCTCCGTAGACAGTGTAACATCTGTGACAAGCTTTTTGGCTAACGCATCATCTTCATCCTcgctaacaaaataaaataaaaaaacttattaaattATCGAAACGCTGCAATTTAATTAGAAATTGAGAGAGACAAAAAAAGCCTTCCAAATCATGATGAAATTACACCGTAAGTCatcataaatcttttttttttcttcatgctAAAGCTTTTTTAAGAAGGGTTAAAAATCCCTCACATAGCCATATATCTTTTGACGAATTCATCAAAGCTGACCCGACCATCGCCATCAGCATCAAAATTTCGGAGCATATTATAAGCTTCCTCCTCTGTTAACTTTTTGCCATCACTTTTTTCAGACAGTTGAAAGTCTGCTGCAGTTATGAAACCATTATTGCCTACATCAAACAACATAAAGGTCGCCTTCATTTCTTGCATTTTCTCCTCAGGCAGAGTAACACTTGTGACGAGCTTGTCTACCCCTGCATCCAGTTTTTCAAtcctaaaaagaaaaaaaaaacaaaatcgtATTAGATTATAGAAACTCCACTATTTAATCATCGAATAAGAAAGATAATAGTATTCTAATTATCATAATGAAATTTTATTGTAAGACATCATAAATCCTCTTTTTTTCTTCAGGTTAAGACTTTTTAAGAAGGGTTAAGAATTCGTCACCTAGCACACATTTTGACGAATTCATCATAGCTGATCCGACCGTCGCCATCTATATCATATGTTTCGATCGTCTTGCAAACGTCTTCATCGGTATAATCGCCCCCATGTTTTGTCAACACATATCGAAGCTCTGACGCAGTTATAAAACCATTCTGGTCTATATCGCAAGACCTAAATTCTTTCTTCATCTCTTCCACTTTTAGTTTGTTCAACATAACTGTGGATATCTTTTCGACCATCACAGCTTCATCAGtcctgtcaaaaaaaaaaaaaaaggaaaagggaAACCTTCTTAattaaattacaataaaatCCACCATTAAATCACAGATTAAAAAGGAATAATACGAGACAAGTAAAAGTAACAAACCAGTTACGAGAGTGTTCTCCAGCTATGGTTGCTACATACGTCAAAGCATCGACCCATCTCTGCTTCTGTTCCTCTGTTTCACCTTCACAGGTTTTCTCGAATGCGATCCCAAAGCCTCCCTTCTGCTTCCTTACATCCGATGGATCAACGTCGTAAAAAATCGGCATCACAATCTGCCCCGAAGCTTCTTTGCACTTCAGGATTTCAACCAGTTCATCTAAACACCAGCTCGAAGAAGCGTAGTTCTGTGAGAGCAAAACAATAGAAGCTTCCGCTTCTCTGATGGCTAGTACGAGTTCAGATCCAATCGTGTGGCCTCTCTCGATTTTCTGGTCATTAAACACCGTGATTTCTTTTTTTGCAAAGACATTGTGTAGATGACTGAGGAACCCTCTACGAACATCTGGCCCGTGGAAGCTGGGAAAGATTTGGTGACTAACGCGagacaaggaagaagaagaagccatgagcgagagagagagagagagagcaaaaaGAGAGTTTGAAGAAAGTATAAATGTGGTTTGAGGAAACAGGTCCGTTGTTCATTTATAGAAGGAAAACGCTTAAAGAGAAGAGGGAAGTGTAGAGAAATTTGAGAGATCCTGCGCTGGAAAACTAATGGCTTGTTTCCACGGCAACTTATAAAAGTTTGTTTCCTTATAGCCGCCAATTTTCAATTGGTCAAATCTGACGGAGAGAAAATAGTGGAAATAGACGAACTAGAAATactacaaaaaatatatatatatatatatatattctaaaccATACCGGTCAACTCCATTCGAATTGTAAatttaggtgatgattgtttggtTAGTTTCtagattttggattttggtttttggtttttggttttagttttgggtgttttggattttagattttgatttctcgtttttgattttgcagtagattttagtttttggaaaatcatgaatggtgattttagattttggtttctggtttttgatttttgtttttaaattaataaagtaaaagtttTATTAATAGTAAAACATTTACTATGGAAAtaatagaatataaaatattattgtcaAGACACacgtaatcttttttttaaaaaacgcaaacacaaaatattataattatatgtttaaacataaacttaaaattaattttgtgttGAAACAtacatttacatatatatatatatatatatatactctatattattacttttacatataatatatatatgcatatatccgtacatattaaaagtaaaatgtccagacataatttttaataaacttttccataattataatatatattcatcagCGGTTAActacaaaaaattaattatatgtgtagAATTTAACTATACATGCattaattttatgtaaattttagaATTAAATCATTGTTGATAactattatttacaaatttaaatttaaaagttaacaaatatttctaaaattggGAAAACACAAGTATATAAAGATGGTATAGTACAAAATAATAGTGATATTTCTtcataaactaaaaattaattttcttgggtagaaaataaattttgataaaattaatagtaaaatatttactctcgaaaaataaaaaaaaatagcattttaataacacacataaaattatttaatagttttgaGGTTCATGTTTACTTTGCGTGTGTTTGTAGAGTTGGTCTTATATagtactattaaataaaattaacaattttatttaaaaaaaaaaagaaaatcattatttttttattttgatcgtACGTAAATTTTAGGAAGAAACAAGTAGAATatggattttggtttttaagaAGGAACTAGTAAGAGGAAGCAAAAACTAGTTTTCCTATAAAATAGGGAATCTATTTGACCAAAATCATGATTGGgtaaaaaactttcaaaaactaaaaactagtgTAGAATCTACAAAACAATCGACCTCTTAGtttgataacttttttttatcaacttctTTTATAAAACCCAATGGGCAAAAAATTACAAACATGGTAGTTAAAAATCTAATCGGCCTTTAAGTAACACTAAATTATGagaaacatataattaaaaCGCAAAAgacaatttaattttaatataatagtgAATTTGGCTAAGAAAAACAAGTGTCATGTTCTGGTGAGAGTATTTGATGACGTTTCATTCTCAGAAAAGAATAAaacttcttttatatatatagaagtaaatattttattaatggtAAAATCAAATACAAGACTTGACCGAAACATGCCcagaaaaatcatataaataggGTTGTTTGTAAAAAGCAAAAATATATCATCAATAGTTCAATACTACTGTATCAAAAGAAATTAATAGTAAAAACAATATGGGCATCACAAAAACATCTATGACTATGTCCTTTGTACTAATATTGTtgatttctttttgtaattacAGTATTTTGGCCAGACCAGGTATATTATTATTCTCAgttattttttatcatttgaaGAATAGTAGTTAAACATTTCCGTGTCATTTGATGTAAAATCGGTCATAATACTTTTAGgtgtataaaatatattcaataataattttttaaatgtttacaTTAACCGTATATTTGCAGAAATCAAGCCAGGGAGTTATGAATGTACTGTGCCATGTACTGCAGTTTACGGAAATAGGGAGTGTTACAACTATTGCACAAGTCATAACTATAATGGAGGACAGTGTGATGCTACAAAAGGTGGAGAACTACCGCAATGTTGTTGCTATAActatattaattagtttttgcTAAACTGTGATTTAAGCAATATGTCTTACTCATACCAGATTTTAagtatgaatctataaattattttaaaatatcatcaTTGCGTATTATTTATAAGATAGCCATTAACacctatactattaaagcaggatcctattatCATTTTTACTTTAGCCTGCCATTttctttactaacattgcatatttcattaagggtaatcaagtaaaatattaataacacatctatattgggttattttttcggatccagcccacatcagatctctcttgggccatttgggccgattaagaaatcagattcaattatcacattttttttcctttgggccattaaatccaagttcaaataattttttttcaactattcttaattattatttttttttcttttttaatataatttaagtattcataaaaaattgaatttttcattgaaaagtataaatctttaccAAACgtatacaatttattttattaaaatattaactacataataaaattaatttatcagagttataccaacttatttcattaaagaaataaagtttaattttttaaacataaatagccatttaaaacaaaatacgataaataaagataaaaagtttaagtcttttataaaataaaacacaaatatatgaaaatatgacatttactaaatatttatcaattaaaaaaaaaaccccgtgctttgaaagcgcgggtcaaaatctagtctatactattaaaggaGGATCCTATTGTCATTTTTACCTTAGTCTGCccttttctttactaacattgcatgtttcattaagggcaatcaagtaatattaataacacatctatattgggtcattttttcagatctagcccacatcagatctctcttgggccatttgagCCGATTAAGAAATTATCTAATTctcatatttttttcctttgggccattgaatTCAAGTTCAAATGATTTGTTTTCaactattattaattattattattttttcttaatataatttaagcattcataaaaaaaattgattttttcattgaaaagtataaatctttattaaaagtatataattatttttattaaaatattaaacatataataaaattaatttatcagagttataccaacttaattaattaaaaaataaagtttaattttttaaacatacataattatttaaaatgaaatacgataaataaagataaaaagtttaagtcttttataaaataaaacataaatatatgaaaatatgatatttactaaatatttgtcaattgaaaaaaaaatataaacccgcgctttcaaaatctagtttagaATTATTATAACAACTTATTTAGAGCTAGTTAGCCAAATATTATGTTTTCTATAATGAATTTAAAGGTCTTTGTCCAATAGCTTGAGTGAGGACAACTCTATCCTCACCTCCCTTCTCCGACTATTCGTTGTAGGGAGTCATAGCCTATTTAAGGTATATCAACAAGTTTTTTTTGAGTAGGCACTAGTCAGGTCCAGCTCAAACATTTTAATGGCCTggtgcaaaatatttttttcccagTAATTAACctatttgaaatttataaaatttggacctttttaagatttttttttttgaaattagggACCTAAATttccctaatttttttttgtaaaaaattgtTGGGCCCATTGCTTTTGTTCCATCAGCACTCTCCTAGAATTGGGCCTGACACTAATAGTATATTTAGTCGCGTGAATATATTCTAAAAAATTTCAAgacttttaattttgatttgcAGACTAAACAATACACTTATAGATTTTGTGGCCAGTTTAgcaataattttaatttttggtcaAAGCAATAGCtttcttttgaatatatgttaaatttactcaaaagaaaaaatatattgttttacaATTTGTGCTACATATTTCAGACATAAGAAACTTGTATTCTAAGAGCAACAATATCGGCCAGTTTCTTAAAATGAGGttctagaaaataaaataatttaagttaTGTAAATAGAGACATGTGAAACAAAATGTGTTTAAAACATGATGTAGAACTAAAAGTTAATAATGGGTTCTTAGAGCATCAGCATCGTGGAAACCCAATCccgtttcttaatttttttttgctttacctgtttaaaaaaaaaaaatcaatcgcGGAATGCCACATGTCGTGGAACCTACAAAATAGTGTAAAAGCCCACAAGAAACATCATTTTTTCGTGACAAGAAGCCACGTTTTTTTCCATTTTGTAGGACCCACCCCACCTTTTCTGCATAAAGATGTTTTAAAAGTCTTTAGTTTAGAActtattgtttttctttcttcactttttttttttttttctttatctttaTATCTTAGATACTTTCTAAGACCATACGTTGGAGCTGCTCTAACATAACCCGACATAAAGCAATATTTTAAGATGGCATTGTGTAGTCTGAGTTCCTACATATTCTTCTGGTGTGATTCAATTTAACATAACCCGATAAAATATCAAGAAGTATTCTGTTACACAAAATATAACATTGGTATACAGAAAATATCAAGATGTACGTATCTAATGTATATGTATAGCAACAATATTTAAGCACCAAGATGTAGTCACAACggaaaacaaaacaatataatatatatttatatatatataaaagtacaAAAATTTAGGACTCATACTGACCATTGTCCAATGGAATCAGTGTTGTCATGCTGCTGCTGCGGGAACTGTTTCTGCAATGATTTAGGTGAGAAAGGCAGATTTGGAAAAGGTTGATGATCAGCGGGAAAGAATGTGGAAGGATGATGATGTGACATGTAACTAGTACATGAAATGTTGTTATGGTCTTGTTCTTGGAACTGGAAATGATGATTCTGTTgtacttgttgttgttgtctttgttttggGCTATTGGTTTTCTCTCCTTCGGTTTCTCGGTATTTGTTGAGATAGACCTTTAACGGAGCCACGTAGTCTTCGAAACCGAGAGTTGTAATGGCCCAAATGATATCATCTCCATTGATGGttttcctcttctctctttGACACTTATCAGAAGCTTCACCAGTAACGAAACTGATGAACTCTGATACGCACTCTTGAACGGTCTCTTTGGCGTCTTTCGAGATCTTACCATTACCGGGAAGAACCTTTTTCATAATTCTTCCGACATTGGCAATTGGGAGAAACCGGTCTtgttctttgttgttgttgttattattGTTCTTTGAAGATGGGCTTCCCAGATTTGTTTCGGCTACTCCAGGAGATTCATGATCCTCCTCTGGGCTTTCTTCAGTCATCTCTctatctttctttatttttccgAGACGTTAATATGTGATGGATCTGATTTTATGGTTAAGCTTAGTGCTTGAAACTAGGTAACTTGTCTATTTATGGATTTCTTACCAAATTTGGAACTCCCTGTGACTCGGTCTTTTCTTTTACAGGTGGGCATAAAGGTTTAGATGGGTTAACCGGCTCTATTTGACGTATCATGCAGTGGCTTAAGATATTTTGCGAACTTGGTAGGCCGGGTCTGCCAGGGTCCATAGTTTAATAGCATTAACTCTAACCCGCTCTGTCCCATGATGTTAGAAAAAATCGCTAGGGAGATTATTGTTTAATAAatctaaaagtttttttttataatttgaaagtaatccatatatttataaattttaaactacTTCTGAAGTAGTAAAGAATGCACTATTTTTATAAAGATTAAGCAAACAATGGTAGATTGGTGGTAGGGATTGATTTGGCAGGAAGCATAAACCGTTGATCCTGAGTTCGATTTCTGGAGAAAACTAAGCTGCTACAGTTTAGTGAGACGAAGATGAAACTATGTCTTAGACCTCATTAGAAAACCTAGAACCGGTGGGCCGTAAGATATACATCTTACGGACCAAGGCTGTGAAATTCGTAAAACCTACGAAGATTCTCAAAATTAAAAGCAAATACTTGAATAACAAGATATTCTagcatatttatattaatgatgtgACTGGTAACCATTATAGGAACAATATGAACAGATAGGAAATGAATGAATAGGAATAAATTTTTAGGAATGATAATGAATGATGGTTTCTTATCAAAATTGATAAGGAATTGATTTGTTCTATAATTCTTTACAAATAAAAGAATGAAgaggaatgaaaataaaaaattattcctCATGAATGGTAAAATGTTTAAGGAATATTAAAGAACATAGTGTTCCTTTTCATTCTCTTGATCACCAGTCACACCCTAAGTGTTTAAGAAAGTTAATATTATCGTTAACATTATGTTAATGTTAtcactatatatatgcatattatattcttttatcaaacaaaacacaataatatacttagtttattatattttacagCCGGATTAATCATCGACATAATTTGCAGACGTAACTATTGATAAATAACATTGTTTGTAGTGGACTAACTAACccacataatttattttaatcttCATCAAGAACAAAATCTTATTTCCTGTTGAATCTCTCTTTCTCAAATCTTCTTGGTGTAGGATCCAGATGCCAGATGTGAACGTTTTCACTTCCAGTTACTTGCAGATAACAAAAGACACACCACGACAAGACAAAAACTAATATGACCGGATTGGAGGTTCAATCTATCAGTATCACACATCCATGTGTAGTTGGTTTGAtttagggctgttcaatatggtaaaaccgaaccgtaccgaaccgtaatagacaatatggtttggttttggtatataccatataaaccgaatggatataattttataaaaaccgtaggatttggatatgatttggtatataaccgattaaaccgaataaaccgaacaaaaccgattaaatgtagaaacatgtaaatatgtatttattttataacaatacataaaaatctatttgttacataagttaaatttgtgttaata of the Brassica rapa cultivar Chiifu-401-42 chromosome A03, CAAS_Brap_v3.01, whole genome shotgun sequence genome contains:
- the LOC103860377 gene encoding nuclear transcription factor Y subunit B-7 is translated as MTEESPEEDHESPGVAETNLGSPSSKNNNNNNNKEQDRFLPIANVGRIMKKVLPGNGKISKDAKETVQECVSEFISFVTGEASDKCQREKRKTINGDDIIWAITTLGFEDYVAPLKVYLNKYRETEGEKTNSPKQRQQQQVQQNHHFQFQEQDHNNISCTSYMSHHHPSTFFPADHQPFPNLPFSPKSLQKQFPQQQHDNTDSIGQWSV
- the LOC103860375 gene encoding calmodulin-like protein 12, whose protein sequence is MASSSSLSRVSHQIFPSFHGPDVRRGFLSHLHNVFAKKEITVFNDQKIERGHTIGSELVLAIREAEASIVLLSQNYASSSWCLDELVEILKCKEASGQIVMPIFYDVDPSDVRKQKGGFGIAFEKTCEGETEEQKQRWVDALTYVATIAGEHSRNWTDEAVMVEKISTVMLNKLKVEEMKKEFRSCDIDQNGFITASELRYVLTKHGGDYTDEDVCKTIETYDIDGDGRISYDEFVKMCARIEKLDAGVDKLVTSVTLPEEKMQEMKATFMLFDVGNNGFITAADFQLSEKSDGKKLTEEEAYNMLRNFDADGDGRVSFDEFVKRYMAIEDEDDALAKKLVTDVTLSTEEMEDMIQFFKALDVDHNGFITAADFQQSMNHNGKKVTDEVAYSVIRLMDADGDCQISFDEFVKHWMKDKREEEKTEKIEKYVSKKLNKFVKFIAKALT